Proteins found in one Bacteroidota bacterium genomic segment:
- a CDS encoding response regulator, with the protein MNKTILLIEDNADMRDNISEILELAKYKVHSAPNGKEGVRMAQSIKPDLIICDIMMPELDGYGVLHMLGKDPATATIPFIFLTAKSEKTDYRKGMGLGADDYITKPFDDTELLDAVEIRLKKFDIIKTEYSKTAEGFGEFIDNVRGLEELKKLSEESKPKQYSKKEVIYMEGSMPNRIYFITKGKIKTYKVNEDGKEYIVSLYNEGDFFGYIPLLENMPYTDSAMPMEDSELVVIYKDDFFALLLNNRDVALKFIKMLSNDVTEKEERLIRLAYNSVRKRVADALVALHDRYAKDKTGVFSMEILREDLANMVGTSTESVIRTLSDFREEKIVEIKGSTITFLNMDKIKKMRN; encoded by the coding sequence ATGAATAAAACAATATTACTCATAGAGGACAATGCTGATATGAGGGACAACATATCAGAGATTTTAGAACTTGCAAAATATAAAGTTCACTCGGCACCCAATGGTAAAGAAGGTGTTCGAATGGCACAAAGTATAAAACCTGATTTAATTATCTGTGATATCATGATGCCGGAGCTGGATGGATATGGAGTATTGCATATGCTAGGCAAAGACCCTGCAACTGCAACTATTCCATTTATTTTCCTCACGGCTAAGTCGGAGAAGACTGATTACCGCAAGGGTATGGGTTTAGGTGCCGATGATTATATTACTAAGCCATTTGACGATACCGAACTTTTGGACGCAGTTGAAATTCGACTTAAAAAATTTGATATCATAAAAACAGAATATTCAAAGACAGCGGAAGGGTTTGGTGAATTTATTGATAACGTGAGGGGATTAGAAGAGTTGAAAAAATTATCGGAGGAAAGTAAACCCAAGCAGTATTCAAAAAAGGAAGTTATATATATGGAGGGTAGTATGCCTAATAGGATATATTTTATTACCAAAGGGAAAATTAAAACTTATAAGGTAAACGAAGATGGCAAAGAATATATAGTATCATTATATAATGAAGGAGATTTCTTTGGATATATTCCCTTGCTAGAGAATATGCCTTATACCGACTCGGCAATGCCAATGGAAGATTCGGAACTGGTGGTAATATATAAGGATGATTTTTTTGCCTTATTGCTCAATAATAGAGATGTGGCTTTGAAGTTCATCAAAATGCTTTCAAATGATGTAACGGAAAAAGAAGAAAGGTTAATTCGCTTGGCCTATAATTCAGTGAGAAAAAGAGTGGCAGATGCATTAGTGGCCTTGCACGACCGATATGCAAAAGATAAAACAGGTGTGTTCAGCATGGAAATATTGCGTGAGGATTTAGCCAATATGGTAGGCACTTCTACCGAAAGTGTGATAAGAACTTTATCTGATTTTAGAGAAGAAAAAATAGTAGAAATTAAAGGAAGCACGATTACGTTTTTAAATATGGATAAAATTAAAAAAATGCGTAATTAG